A portion of the Penaeus monodon isolate SGIC_2016 chromosome 28, NSTDA_Pmon_1, whole genome shotgun sequence genome contains these proteins:
- the LOC119591332 gene encoding uncharacterized protein LOC119591332, producing the protein MPVKVRSHIDERGLRTLAEVGSAADHFALTNPNYYCRSNEPSFPSNQHNSKRMEYSTRRTDLPDTHRTVNAKSSETGGESRNIASRGENLSFCRYCKKHGHVMNDCFKLANKRSDHNKRIFHVNANNKKEVASKYHGDKLDLGLSPFSMTESANVTPSFKPFCSTGFISADESCTSSSPVTILRDSAADISLVLKEAVPNPDCYTGDMQTLVLFYRSMVNYSVMYLVFAHCWNTMLRLGMLNQYAKLPIASMQRRGHSYRQRFNA; encoded by the exons ATGCCTGTAAAGGTTCGCTCTCACATTGACGAGCGTGGTCTGCGCACATTAGCCGAGGTCGGTAGTGCCGCCGATCATTTCGCTCTCACTAATCCTAACTACTATTGCAGATCTAATGAACCTTCATTCCCGTCAAACCAGCATAATAGTAAGAGGATGGAGTATAGTACCAGGAGGACTGACCTGCCAGATACCCACAGGACTGTAAATGCAAAGTCGTCAGAAACAGGTGGTGAGAGTAGGAATATTGCCTCTCGCGGTGAGAATCTTTCTTTTTGCCGTTATTGCAAGAAACATGGTCATGTCATGAATGACTGTTTTAAGTTGGCAAATAAGCGTTCTGACCATAACAAACGCATTTTTCAcgtaaatgctaataataagaaagaggttgCATCTAAATATCATGGGGATAAGCTTGATCtgggcctttctcccttttccatgacagaatctgcaaatgtgactccttcatttaaacccttttgttctaCAGGATTTATTAGTGCTGATGAATCGTGCACGTCTTCTTCCCCAGTCACTATACTACGGGACTCGGCTGCAGATATATCATTGGTGCTCAAAGAGGCTGTTCCTAACCCTGATTGTTACACTGGAGACATG CAAACATTGGTTCTCTTCTACAGGAGTATGGTAAACTATTCAGTGATGTACCTCGTCTTTGCCCATTGCTGGAACACGATGTTGAGACTAGGGATGCTCAACCAGTACGCCAAGCTCCCTATCGCCTCAATGCAGAGAAGAGGGCATTCCTACAGGCAGAGGTTCAACGCCTGA